The Strix aluco isolate bStrAlu1 chromosome Z, bStrAlu1.hap1, whole genome shotgun sequence genome contains a region encoding:
- the SPIN1 gene encoding spindlin-1 isoform X2 yields the protein MMKKRTSHKKHRNNVGPSKPISQPRRNIVGCRIQHGWKEGSGPVTQWKGTVLDQVPVNPSLYLIKYDGFDCVYGLELHKDERVSALEVLPDRVASSRISDAHLADTMIGKAVEHMFETEDGSKDEWRGMVLARAPIMNTWFYITYEKDPVLYMYQLLDDYKEGDLRIMPDSNDSPPAEREPGEVVDSLVGKQVEYAKEDGSKRTGMVIHQVEAKPSVYFIKFDDDFHIYVYDLVKTS from the exons AAAGCATAGAAACAATGTGGGACCAAGCAAACCTATTTCTCAGCCACGAAGAAATATTGTAGGCTGCAGAATACAGCATGGATGGAAAGAAGGGAGTGGACCTGTAACACAATGGAAGGGCACAGTTCTTGATCAAGTTCCTGTAAACCCCTCTCTCTATCTTATAAAGTATGATGGATTTGACTGTGTGTATGGACTAGAACTGCACAAAGATGAAAGAGTTTCAGCACTTGAAGTTCTTCCAGACAGAGTTG CTTCATCTCGGATTAGTGATGCCCACCTGGCAGACACAATGATTGGAAAAGCTGTGGAACATATGTTTGAAACAGAGGATGGCTCAAAAGATGAATGGAGGGGGATGGTTTTGGCTCGAGCTCCTATTATGAACACATGGTTTTATATTACCTATGAGAAAGATCCCGTCTTGTACATGTACCAACTCTTAGATGATTATAAAGAAGGTGACCTTCGCATTATGCCTGATTCAA ATGATTCACCTCCTGCAGAACGGGAACCAGGTGAAGTTGTGGACAGCCTGGTAGGCAAACAAGTGGAATATGCCAAAGAAGATGGCTCAAAAAGGACTGGCATGGTCATTCATCAAGTTGAAGCCAAACCATCTGTCTATTTCATCAAGTTTGATGATGATTTCCATATTTATGTCTACGATTTGGTGAAGACATCCTAG